The genome window GAAATCACTGTATTATGGGGTATAGCTTTTAGCGTATTATTAGATATGTATGGTAGTAATCCAAATTATCATACAATAAAATATTCAATGATTATAGTAATTTCCGGAGCATTTATTACTAGTCTCTTAGTTTATCATTTTGGTTTTCTTGAGTGGCGATTCCGTAATGAAAAATTAGAAGATATAGAAAAACAAACATGAAGATAGCTACTTGGAATATTAATTCCATAAAAACAAGACTTAATTTATTGCGTAATTTTTTATCTAAAGAAAATCCGGATATTTTATTATTGCAAGAAATAAAATGCGAAACCGAAAAATTTCCTTTTGATGAATTATCCGATCTACCTTATAATTTTTATGTTCACGGGCAAAAATCATATAACGGTGTTGCTATAATTTCAAAATTTCCTGCCGATGAAATAATTAAGGATTTTCCGAATAATTACTGCAGTGATCAAGCAAGATTCTTAGAAATAAAATTATCATTACCTATAGGGTTTTGTAATATAATCTCGCTCTATGCTCCTAACGGTTCATTTGTCGGCAGCGATAAATTTGCAGCAAAACTAGCATTTTATGATAATTTTATCAATTATCTATCAACTAAAAAATCTTTTGACGAAAAAACTATTATAGGCGGTGATTTTAATATTGCCCCGTTCGATATTGACGTATATTCACCTAAAGCCCTTGCTGAAACTACTTGTTTTACTGAAATTGAACAAAAAAAATTACGTACTATTCTAAATTTCGGGTTTGAGGATTTATATAGATTGATACATCCGAGTAAACAAGAATTTTCATGGTGGGATTATAGAGCCGGATGTTTTGAACAAAATAAAGGTATGAGGATTGATATGATTCTTAGTTGTAATAATACTATTGACTATTTAGAAAATTGCTATATGGATTATAATTTAAGGACTCAAGAAAAACCTTCAGATCATATACCGGTAATTGCTAGTTTTAGGGGATAGCATGGATCGGTTTTCCGTCATTGCGAGAAGGCATTTTTGCGTGGATATCTGAGTCGTCATTGCGAGGAAAAACTGCAAGTTTTGACGAAGCAAGGAAAAAAAATTCTGATTTACGAATTTTTTTTATTATTTTTCTGGATTGCCACGCAGTCTACGACTGCTCGCAATGACGGGGTGGTGTCCACGCAGGCAATGCCTCCTCGCAATGACAATAAAATAAGAAATAAACATATGTCTCCAAAATTCATGAAATTTTACGAAAAATATATGACGATTGTCGGTACAATCGGCAATTTTATGTTTTATGTACAGGCTCATAAGATTTTCACCTGCAAATCTTCGGCTTCCGTTTCTATGCCTGCCTTTACTATAAGTGCTGTTGCTCTTTGTAGTTGGCTTGTATACGGTATTTTAATAAAAAACACCCCTATTATAATAGCAAATATAGTA of Rickettsia tillamookensis contains these proteins:
- a CDS encoding SemiSWEET family sugar transporter; the encoded protein is MSPKFMKFYEKYMTIVGTIGNFMFYVQAHKIFTCKSSASVSMPAFTISAVALCSWLVYGILIKNTPIIIANIVGFIGALLVLLTIIIY
- the xth gene encoding exodeoxyribonuclease III, encoding MKIATWNINSIKTRLNLLRNFLSKENPDILLLQEIKCETEKFPFDELSDLPYNFYVHGQKSYNGVAIISKFPADEIIKDFPNNYCSDQARFLEIKLSLPIGFCNIISLYAPNGSFVGSDKFAAKLAFYDNFINYLSTKKSFDEKTIIGGDFNIAPFDIDVYSPKALAETTCFTEIEQKKLRTILNFGFEDLYRLIHPSKQEFSWWDYRAGCFEQNKGMRIDMILSCNNTIDYLENCYMDYNLRTQEKPSDHIPVIASFRG